One region of Enterobacter ludwigii genomic DNA includes:
- the cybB gene encoding cytochrome b561 has translation MKNSYARSQIIIHWLVLLVIIVAYATMNLKGFAPKGTPARTTMGLIHYTAGLSVLLLMILRVVLKLRNSDPDIVPAPPRWQEIASKSLHGLIYLMFISLPLLGMASLYFGQIEWSFFGIALPVAATPDVNLQHGLKEVHEIVANAGYYLIGLHAAAALFHHYVMHDNTLERMLPALRTRKNTK, from the coding sequence ATGAAAAACAGCTACGCACGAAGCCAGATAATCATTCACTGGCTGGTCCTACTGGTGATTATCGTCGCCTATGCCACCATGAACCTGAAAGGGTTCGCACCGAAGGGAACACCCGCGCGAACCACTATGGGGCTGATCCACTACACGGCAGGGCTAAGCGTTCTGCTGCTGATGATCCTCAGAGTGGTGCTGAAGCTGCGAAACAGCGATCCGGATATTGTTCCTGCCCCGCCACGCTGGCAGGAGATTGCCTCAAAATCCCTTCACGGATTGATCTACCTGATGTTCATTTCACTTCCTCTGCTGGGCATGGCCTCTCTTTACTTCGGTCAGATTGAGTGGTCGTTTTTCGGGATCGCACTGCCCGTCGCGGCCACACCAGACGTGAACCTGCAACACGGGCTGAAAGAGGTCCATGAGATCGTCGCCAATGCCGGTTATTACCTGATTGGTCTGCACGCTGCCGCTGCGCTGTTTCACCATTACGTCATGCATGACAACACCCTGGAAAGGATGCTGCCCGCATTACGAACCCGGAAAA